From the genome of Triticum aestivum cultivar Chinese Spring chromosome 3B, IWGSC CS RefSeq v2.1, whole genome shotgun sequence, one region includes:
- the LOC123069845 gene encoding protein LNK2 isoform X4 yields MFDCNGESQQQVGDGIWAELRENEDHITPCPKDTKDSRSICVRDQKKNDDEAASVVGLTECTSWGQTEHPGLEKQAATEASGHYSATQLDIESWPDLPLLSTTFDRNYNDDNIASTYLDFNSASSTKSYQKRVSPYTVQLDGEPEMFGNEHEEKSNNFLDCDWGNIGDFDDFDYLFSNTEALFGNEMIVNGSDFLVTSSDVVDGTVQSIPFPRIPLNKQPSSDCGSSSVLINCTPNKIAKQEIKGDVEKRPMKSQRKPDEGSKSKTSNNTSGFSQNQGHQQPDSLHSLSEPPVQHFQTRQYALLHDSKNMEQFQDAIQLAFPGYGCPAYPCPTIPAVSNIQAEGHQTNPKAACYQTSVDPLKQSSSTEKPQDMPSRALMMTPQEKIEKLRRRQQQQALRAIQQQQQQFRQEGSGRDTLVPRAYSRKKNSDSLGSSGIIDENAPEQTSACRKEIHKNSGIPNDPFIEEKIYYELKDALGKLDARTRLCIRDSLLRLAQSSSQRQIAGDRTSSNKTKRDEDEVSENDSSNRRKRFQDAWGHAWAAIRRSTDCAGNGNSAFSVKDVCSEFTQMIVK; encoded by the exons GTAGGGGATGGAATCTGGGCTGAACTCAGGGAGAATGAAGACCATATAACACCTTGTCCCAAGGATACGAAGGATAGTAGATCAATCTGTGTTCGAGACCAGAAGAAGAATGATGATGAAGCAGCTAGTGTTGTGGGCCTTACTGAATGTACTTCATGGGGTCAAACTGAACATCCTGGTTTGGAAAAGCAGGCTGCCACTGAGGCTAGTGGACATTATTCAGCTACACAACTTGACATAGAATCCTGGCCTGACCTGCCTCTCCTGAGCACTACATTTGATAGAAACTACAATGACGATAATATAGCATCAACATATTTGGATTTCAATTCTGCATCTAGTACAAAAAGTTACCAGAAGCGTGTCAG CCCATATACAGTGCAGCTGGATGGTGAACCTGAAATGTTTGGCAATGAGCATGAAGAAAAGAGCAACAACTTTCTCGACTGTGACTGGGGCAATATTGGAGATTTTGATGATTTTGACTACTTGTTTAG CAACACTGAAGCCTTATTTGGAAATGAGATGATTGTTAATGGCAGTGATTTCCTTGTTACGAGTTCAGATGTGGTTGACGGTACTGTACAATCAATCCCCTTTCCG CGTATACCATTAAATAAGCAACCATCTTCTGATTGTGGATCTTCTTCGGTTCTGATTAATTGTACTCCCAATAAAATAGCCAAACAAGAAATCAAG GGAGATGTAGAGAAGAGACCAATGAAATCACAAAGAAAACCAGATGAAGGAAGCAAAAGTAAAACATCCAACAATACAAGTGGTTTCTCCCAGAACCAAGGACACCAGCAACCAGACAGTTTGCATTCATTATCCGAACCTCCTGTCCAGCATTTTCAGACTCGTCAATATGCACTGCTCCACGATAGCAAGAATATGGAGCAATTTCAAGATGCTATTCAGCTTGCATTCCCTGGCTATGGATGTCCTGCATATCCGTGTCCTACCATTCCGGCGGTGTCAAATATTCAGGCTGAAGGCCATCAGACAAACCCAAAGGCTGCATGTTACCAAACTTCAGTAGATCCTCTGAAGCAATCAAGTTCCACAGAAAAGCCACAAGATATGCCATCAAGGGCACTGATGATGACACCCCAGGAAAAGATTGAAAAGCTTAGGCGCCGGCAACAACAACAAGCCCTGAGAGCTattcaacaacagcagcagcaatttCGTCAAGAGGGTTCGGGCAGGGACACTTTGGTACCTCGAGCATACTCCCGAAAGAAGAACTCAGATTCATTAGGGAGTTCAGGTATCATAGACGAAAATGCACCAGAGCAGACTTCAGCTTGTCGTAAAGAGATTCATAAGAATTCTGGAATTCCTAATGATCCCTTTATAGAGGAAAAAATATATTATGAGCTTAAAGATGCCCTTGGGAAG CTGGATGCTAGAACTCGACTCTGCATTCGAGACAGTCTGCTTCGATTGGCTCAGAGTTCCTCGCAGAGACAAATTGCTGGTGACAGAACTAGCAGTAACAAGACTAAAAGAGATGAAGATGAAGTTTCAGAAAATGACTCATCCAACAGGAGAAAAAG